The following coding sequences are from one Gemmatimonadales bacterium window:
- a CDS encoding helix-turn-helix transcriptional regulator — MTESLLAKGQFERIAKALADPRRFGLLESIASDETYPCQQLCRDFPVSKATISHHLKELIRAGLVDAERQGQYLNYRVRRDVLAAYGAELLRRTTPAALQSPS; from the coding sequence ATGACTGAGTCGCTGCTTGCCAAAGGTCAGTTCGAGCGAATCGCCAAGGCGCTCGCGGATCCTCGCCGGTTCGGCTTGCTCGAGTCGATCGCGAGCGACGAGACCTATCCGTGCCAGCAGCTCTGCCGGGACTTCCCCGTCAGCAAGGCGACCATTTCGCACCACCTGAAAGAACTCATCAGGGCCGGACTGGTCGACGCGGAACGACAGGGCCAGTACCTGAACTACCGGGTTCGACGCGACGTGCTGGCCGCTTACGGGGCCGAGCTGCTGCGTCGAACCACTCCCGCCGCATTGCAATCACCCAGCTGA
- a CDS encoding SDR family oxidoreductase → MLIAVSAATGQLGRLVIERLKAKVPAANIVALTRSAEKGADLGVSVRVADYAKPETLGPALAGVDTLLLISSNEIGQRTPQHKNVIAAAKQAGLGWIIYTSLLRADSWPIDLAIEHWETEQMLAASGIPYTVLRNSWYHENYAGAIAGARATGALLGSAGDGKISSAARADYADAAVAVLTGTGHQGKTYELAGDTAFTLADLAAEISRQLGREIPYRNLPVDELAKVLASIGVPEPIAGMMARWEAGTAEGRIFDDGRQLSRLIGRPTTPVAATVRAVLG, encoded by the coding sequence ATCGTGGCGCTGACCCGGTCTGCCGAGAAGGGTGCAGACCTTGGCGTCAGTGTGCGGGTAGCCGACTATGCCAAACCCGAGACGCTCGGCCCTGCGCTGGCCGGGGTGGATACGTTGCTGCTGATCTCGTCGAATGAGATCGGCCAGCGGACGCCGCAGCACAAGAACGTGATCGCGGCAGCCAAGCAGGCCGGGCTTGGCTGGATCATCTACACCAGCCTGCTCCGAGCCGACTCCTGGCCGATCGACCTGGCAATCGAGCATTGGGAAACCGAGCAGATGCTGGCGGCATCGGGCATCCCGTACACGGTGCTCCGGAACAGCTGGTATCACGAGAACTATGCCGGCGCGATTGCCGGCGCTCGGGCGACCGGTGCCCTGCTCGGTAGTGCCGGCGACGGCAAGATTTCCTCGGCGGCGCGGGCCGACTACGCCGATGCGGCAGTGGCGGTGCTGACCGGCACCGGGCATCAGGGCAAGACCTACGAGCTGGCCGGCGACACCGCCTTCACGCTTGCGGACCTGGCGGCTGAAATCTCCCGCCAGCTCGGCCGCGAGATACCCTATCGGAACCTGCCGGTCGACGAGCTGGCAAAGGTGTTGGCGAGCATCGGCGTGCCGGAGCCGATTGCGGGGATGATGGCGCGCTGGGAAGCAGGCACGGCGGAGGGCAGGATCTTCGATGACGGCCGCCAGCTGTCGCGGTTGATCGGTCGCCCGACGACACCGGTGGCGGCTACCGTGCGGGCGGTGCTGGGCTGA